The Bacillus thermozeamaize nucleotide sequence CAAACTGATCTCCGCCGTACTGCCCCGGTTATCCAACGGGCTTTTGCCGTCATAAAAGCCCATGACACCTTCAATGATCGAGATGTCGGCTCCTTCGCTTCCCCTGTGCAAAATGGCCCGGACGACCGCCGCGTCAAACATCCAGCTGTCCAGGTTGCGGGAGGGACGTCCCGTCACGGCGGTGTGGTAAGTGGGGTCAATATAGTCCGGGCCACATTTAAACCCTTGGACGGTATATCCTCTTTTTTTCAACGCGGCCATCAAGCCCAGGGTCAACGTGGTTTTGCCCACCCCGCTGCCTGTTCCGGCAATGACGATGCGCTTTTCTGTCACCGCTCATGCTCCTTTCTTCCGCCCGGTTCTGATTTTCCATTCAGGAATGGCGGAGACGGCCGACGGCAATGGTCACATTGCCCGATTTTTTCTTCACCAGATCCAACCGGTCGACACCGGTGTACAGTTTGACCGCCGGTTCACAGACGCCATATGCTCCGGTGTACTTGTACACCGCCTCTGAAGGTTGTTCAATGGGCACCGAGTTCAATTGTTCCGGACTGTAAGTGACAAACTTCCAGCCGTATTTTTTCACGACCGCCAAAAGCCCCGGCTCATCTCTTTTTAAATCGATGGTGCACAAGGCTTTCACGCTTTTGATGGAAAACTTCAATTCCGCCAGCGTCTCTTGAATGACGGATTCGATTTCTTCCGCGCTGGTCCCTCTGTTACACCCCACGCCTAAGACGATCACTTTGGGCCGGTACAACACCCCGTTCGCCAAAATGGCCTCTTCGTCCTGACTGAGCAGGCGGTGTGTCACCACCAGGGCCGCTTGCGGGTTCATGCGCAAAGCTTCGCGGATGGAATCAAACACGTGAATGTTGGGCGGCAAAGGACGATCATACGGCCACCAGTTCCGCTCCCCCGATTCCTGCACCACCGCCACCTGTTCCTCATTCACCACCGATGCGCTGACCGGTGTCAGCTTCTCCGGCGATTCCCATTCCCAGCCAAACTGGCGCCCAAACAAATCCACGGCAATGGTTTGTTGCACATCGGAAGCGGTGGTCACCACCGGGGTCGCCCCCAGACAGGCCGCCACCTCCCGGGTCAGGTCGTTGGCTCCTCCCAGATGCCCGGAGAGCACACTGATGGCAAACTGGCCTTTGTCATCGACCACCACCACCGCCGGGTCGCTTTTTTTGTCCTGCAATACCGGGGCTATCATCCGCACCACGGCGCCCAGGGATATGAATAACACGAGGCCTCGGTACGTTTGGAACAAAGCGGGCAAGAGCAGGCGCACGCTGCCGTCAAACAGCCGGATTCCTTTTTCCCCTTCGTCCCCCTGTGCAAATTTGGACATGTAATACACATCGGTTTGGGGGATGAGCTTGCCCAGTTCTCGGGCCATGGAAACGCCGTGCTTGGTAATGGCCACGGCAGCAAAAACGCCCTGGGCCGTGATCTTGGGCTCTCTGCCTTCTTCCAGCCGCATCACCGCCGGCCTGCTCATTGTGGTTTCACCCCTTGACGGTATCGGTGTGTAAAGGCGGGATCGTACAGCTTGGACCGGTATGCAGCCAGTTTCTCGTGGTCCGGTTCCAAAGCCCAGCCTGCTAAAATCATCGCCTGGGAACGAATCCCAGCTAGGCGCATTTCTTCCGGCAAATCGCGCAAGACGGTGCGGATCACTTTTTGGTCGGGCCAACTCGCTTTGTACACCACAGCGACCGGTGTCTCATCACGCCAACCCGCCTCCTTTAACTCCAGAACCACCTTTTTTGCTAATGTGGCACTGAGAAAGAGCGCCAGCGTGCAGTGATGGCGGGCCAAATCTTTCAATTTCTCCCGTTCGGGCATGGGTGTCCGGCCTTCGGTCCGGGTCAAAATGACCGTTTGGGTCAGCTCAGGGATGGTCAGTTCCGCTCCTAATGCGGCGGCCGCCGCAAATACCGAGCTGACCCCGGGAATGATTTCGTAGGGAATGCCGGCTTGTTTCAAGCGGATGATCTGTTCCATGACCGCCCCGAACACGGCAGGATCCCCGGTGTGGACGCGGGCCACGACTTTCCCCTGCCGGACAGCGCCAATCATCATGGCCGTCATTTCTTCCAAGGTTAAACCGGCGCTTTTGATCACTTCCGCTTCCGGTTTGGCCTCGGCGATCAAGCGCTCATTCACGAGGGAGTCGGTATACATGACCACATCAGCGCGGCGTAATATGTTTAAGCCTTTCACCGTAATCAGTTCCGGGTCGCCGGGCCCGGCGCCAATCATGTACACTTTCACCTTTTTCTCACCACCATGAGCGTCAAATACTCCAGTTCCAATCCGTCCAATCGGTCCACATCCCAAATGACCTCTTCGTCTGAGGTCACTTTGGTCACCACGGAAGCATGGCGGCGCAGGCCAAGTTCATCCAGCACAGAAAGGAGCAGGTCCAGCACTTTGGCTACTTTCAAGAAAACCACGCAATCGTTCTCCTCCAGCACTTTGCGCATCGCTTCCCGGTCATGTGTGGCAGGGACGATGGCCACCCGCTCATCCCCATCGGCCAAATCGATCCCCAACCGTGCGGCGGCGCCATGGATGGAGGAGACGCCAGGCACCACTTCGATTTTCACCTCAGGGTGCCGTTCTTGCATCAGCCGTTTCATATGAATGAACGTGCTGTACAGCAGGGGATCCCCTTCGGTGACAAAAGCCACGTCTTGCCCCCGCTCGAGATATTCCCACAGAGTGGCTGTCGTGTTGTTCCACTCCCGTTCCAGGATGTTCGGGTCTTTGGTCATGGGAAAGACCAGGCCCACCAGCTCCTTTTCGCCGGCCGGAATAAAGGCTTCCGCAATCCGGTGGGCGTAGCTTTTGCTTCCTCTTCTTTTTTGCGGATAGGCGATCACGGGCACCTGCTGCAAAATGCGAAAAGCTTTGACGGTAATCAGCTCCGGGTCGCCCGGCCCCACCCCGACGCCATACAACGTCCCCGCCTTGTTCATGGCTTGTCGCTCCCTTCCCTGAAAGCCCGGAGAATAAACACTGGATTCAGGGCTTCAAATCGGTTCATGTTCAGGATGGGTTTACTCCTGGACACTTGCACCTGTGTCACTTGGGTGGCAAAACCCAGTGCCTGAAAGACGGACAAGGCTTGGGACAAGGTTTCAACGGTGGCGGCATTCAGCACGATTGTGCCGCCGGGTTTGAGGCGGCCGGCACAGGCGTGCAGTAAAGCGTCCAAACGACCACCCGTCCCCCCGATAAAAATGGCGTCGGGATCGGGAAAATCCTCCAACCCTTCGGGTGCCTTGCCGTGTTTCAACACAAAATCGGTCCGGAAGGTCAACATGTTGCGCCGGCACAATTCCAGATCGCCTTCATTTTTTTCAATGGCATAGACGGTACCTTCACGGGCCAGCCGTGCCGCCTCAATGGCCACCGATCCCGTACAGGTGCCAATGTCCCATACCACACTGTCCGGCCTTAAAGCCAATTGGGCCAAGCTGAGCACACGCACTTCCTTCTTTGTGATCAGGCCTTTATCCGGTTTGCGCTGGGCGAACGCCTCATCATCGATGCCCAGAGGCCATTGGGGGGAAGGACCGACGCGTTTTAAAACCACAATATTGAGGGGAGAAAACGTTTGCGCCATCATCTCGTCCA carries:
- a CDS encoding cobalamin biosynthesis protein CbiG encodes the protein MRLEEGREPKITAQGVFAAVAITKHGVSMARELGKLIPQTDVYYMSKFAQGDEGEKGIRLFDGSVRLLLPALFQTYRGLVLFISLGAVVRMIAPVLQDKKSDPAVVVVDDKGQFAISVLSGHLGGANDLTREVAACLGATPVVTTASDVQQTIAVDLFGRQFGWEWESPEKLTPVSASVVNEEQVAVVQESGERNWWPYDRPLPPNIHVFDSIREALRMNPQAALVVTHRLLSQDEEAILANGVLYRPKVIVLGVGCNRGTSAEEIESVIQETLAELKFSIKSVKALCTIDLKRDEPGLLAVVKKYGWKFVTYSPEQLNSVPIEQPSEAVYKYTGAYGVCEPAVKLYTGVDRLDLVKKKSGNVTIAVGRLRHS
- a CDS encoding precorrin-4 C(11)-methyltransferase yields the protein MIGAGPGDPELITVKGLNILRRADVVMYTDSLVNERLIAEAKPEAEVIKSAGLTLEEMTAMMIGAVRQGKVVARVHTGDPAVFGAVMEQIIRLKQAGIPYEIIPGVSSVFAAAAALGAELTIPELTQTVILTRTEGRTPMPEREKLKDLARHHCTLALFLSATLAKKVVLELKEAGWRDETPVAVVYKASWPDQKVIRTVLRDLPEEMRLAGIRSQAMILAGWALEPDHEKLAAYRSKLYDPAFTHRYRQGVKPQ
- a CDS encoding precorrin-2 C(20)-methyltransferase, whose product is MNKAGTLYGVGVGPGDPELITVKAFRILQQVPVIAYPQKRRGSKSYAHRIAEAFIPAGEKELVGLVFPMTKDPNILEREWNNTTATLWEYLERGQDVAFVTEGDPLLYSTFIHMKRLMQERHPEVKIEVVPGVSSIHGAAARLGIDLADGDERVAIVPATHDREAMRKVLEENDCVVFLKVAKVLDLLLSVLDELGLRRHASVVTKVTSDEEVIWDVDRLDGLELEYLTLMVVRKR
- a CDS encoding cobalamin biosynthesis protein CbiE, yielding MTDAIKVIGIGDDGRRSLLPQYERWIEESQVLVGGKRHLAFFPDYQGEKVEMAGSLKDVVQRLKEETRPTVVLASGDPLFYGIGGYLAKHMPVEVYPNLSSLQLAFARMGESWHDAYIHSVHGRPLTGLAQRIDGRHKVVLLTDETNSPQAIAAYLKKFGMTEYKAFVAENLGGEQERTGWYTLDEMMAQTFSPLNIVVLKRVGPSPQWPLGIDDEAFAQRKPDKGLITKKEVRVLSLAQLALRPDSVVWDIGTCTGSVAIEAARLAREGTVYAIEKNEGDLELCRRNMLTFRTDFVLKHGKAPEGLEDFPDPDAIFIGGTGGRLDALLHACAGRLKPGGTIVLNAATVETLSQALSVFQALGFATQVTQVQVSRSKPILNMNRFEALNPVFILRAFREGSDKP